The window ttatgtttatatccaaaataatatgtctaaaggcagtgagtaacagacaccacaaggtgcagtgaaagtgagtttattattgatttaggactgtagtataattcagtgctttttgtgcatccataaaaagtaatgcataaatactattatataatataaacttatatataacataaactaatataagtatttatgcattattttttatggattcacaaaaagcacagaattaaactacagttgtaaatgaataatatatattctggtgtttgtgtgtgtgtctgtgtgtattgggttcttttcagtcttatataattggacaaacagttgtgtaaactttcagtctgaagtttatatttgtaacactcagtttgtggattttattctaaataaatgaaaaaatggtactgaaagtttgccccaccCCATctgattaattgaaaaaataatcgatcaactaatcaattatgaaaatgatcgttagttgcagccctacatggattatcccttacttaaACAACAGCCCTTGCCCCCACTATGTGTTCAAATGCATTGTAATGATGAAAAGAAATTAACATCTTAGCTTGATGAAAATGGAGCATTAACAGCTTTGACTCACCTTTGAGATAAAAATACCAAGCTGGGAAGCTTTTCCACCTCGGATATTGAAGCCCAGCTGTGCTCCAGGAGGCTTCTTTAGGATTATCGTGCGTGGCAGAAACTGGGTAAGCTCATTGTTATAATCAGGGTGATTTATCCTCTGACACAAGGAGAGATAAAAccccaaaaagaacatttaaaaaacagcatTATCCAGGACAGGTACAATTCAATATATACTTACAAATGTATAGATTACAGACACTACAATACTTTCTTACATCTTGAGGAGGAATCCATGCAGGAGGATTTTCATAGGAGGGTAGAAACACAACTGGCAGCTGATAGTCATCATAAGGAATTTTATTATCCATTTCTcgtgcttaaataaataaataatatacataaacaaacaaacaaacattatagGGTATCACACGAAAACAAAGTCAGTTTAAAATGGGTTAGAATAATGTTGATGTAGGGAAACTGCATAACCACACCAACATAGAAATAAGGACAACTGCAGCTGCAACTATTATAAAagattaatacataaataaacaaataataaaaataattgtatttCTATTCAATCATGGAGAATTACGTCAGCTAATACAACTAACTACCTATTTGATTTTTTCAAACAGATAGCTATTAAATTTCTCATAACACAGCCTGCTAGCTTAACTAGCACAGACAACAGAACTAAATGAACTGCGTTACTCGAAAAGCAACAAAATACGATTTTCATTATCTTCCGTGAAAAGTGTAATATTTCCACAATTTAAAACTGGAGTTGAAACGACAATAGTTCGAAGTTGTTGGAGTCTTTTTTGCCATCTCATTGTTTTCCCTCTTCACAACTCACCAAATTGTACgccttcgtcttcttcttcgcTTACTTCCGCTTTCTCTGTCTGTAGCGTAGACTCGGTGGTTGTGTTTACCGCCCCCTGCTGGATTACCTCCTGACAAACCACCACCGAGGAGCTCAGTACAGCCATACACTACCTTCATCCGAACATCATCTGCGTCCTGCTGCTCATTTCATCAAAACCGGAAGCTACTGTATCAGTTTGTGAACATCAAACTGTCATgtcatgtaaggaataaaacacaacgaggcttgcttttataggaaaataatcaccaatGGGGCagtgctttatttctcttataatGCAGCAATAGGCCAGCAATTacaattatttcaaataaattattaatgttTTCAAAAGTGATTATTCAACAGAACTGTGCTATACTAATGGATATAAAATTCATATTCCCAGCCTTAATGAAACCGTTTTAATATTAATGGTTGCTTAAAAGATAGAAGATGCTGATTTCTTTTATAGCTGTTCTGTACTATTCTGTATCTATATTTATTAggttattaatattatcatcatctatatatctatatatatatttttatacttttatctAAACTATATTATATAGCAAGTCATGGTTAATGATTTTAGCAATGGTTAGGGCAGATACATAAATAGATTGATTATAAAGCAGATTGGTTAGATCTTGTTGTGGAAGGCAGTGCACCACTACCACTCCCCCAATTGCACTGGTGTGGGTGTATAAAGGATCTTACAAAATTGAGGTTACATGAGGCTCTGGTATCACCATCCAGAAAGGTGAGCATGCTTCATATAGAGGGCAGTTATTGTGTTGTAGAAGGCCATTGCACAAGTTGAATGAACCAATATTTGATGATCCAGTAGTTATagacttctttctctctcattctgctTTCACTGTGTATCTGTGCTAAATCCAGCTCAGGACGTGACGTTTTACCTAATCCTAATGAGATGCTGGTGAAAAGTTATCTCTCAAGCCTATCAGGTCACATGTGAGTCATGATTAACAAGTGTGTAGGgtaaattattactattaaattaaatattaaaaattattattaatattaattaacaaAGAATTGtaaggggggcacagtggcttagtggtcaacACGcctgccttgcacctccggagTTGGGgctttgaatcccacctccaccccgtATGCTTGGAGCCAGCATGCTTTCCCCATGCCTTGGGGGTTTCCTATCCCAGTCCCAAGACATgcagtgtaggctgattggtatttccaaattgttggtagtgtgtg is drawn from Ictalurus furcatus strain D&B chromosome 8, Billie_1.0, whole genome shotgun sequence and contains these coding sequences:
- the pdzd11 gene encoding PDZ domain-containing protein 11 isoform X1 — its product is MAVLSSSVVVCQEVIQQGAVNTTTESTLQTEKAEVSEEEDEGVQFAREMDNKIPYDDYQLPVVFLPSYENPPAWIPPQDRINHPDYNNELTQFLPRTIILKKPPGAQLGFNIRGGKASQLGIFISKVVPDSDAHRAGLQEGDQVLSVNEVDFQDIEHSKAVDILKTAREIVMRVRYFPYNYQRQKERTVH
- the pdzd11 gene encoding PDZ domain-containing protein 11 isoform X2, coding for MDNKIPYDDYQLPVVFLPSYENPPAWIPPQDRINHPDYNNELTQFLPRTIILKKPPGAQLGFNIRGGKASQLGIFISKVVPDSDAHRAGLQEGDQVLSVNEVDFQDIEHSKAVDILKTAREIVMRVRYFPYNYQRQKERTVH